From the genome of Epinephelus lanceolatus isolate andai-2023 chromosome 23, ASM4190304v1, whole genome shotgun sequence, one region includes:
- the LOC117249012 gene encoding ras-related protein Rap-1b: protein MREYKLVVLGSGGVGKSALTVQFVQGIFVEKYDPTIEDSYRKQVEVDGQQCMLEILDTAGTEQFTAMRDLYMKNGQGFALVYSITAQSTFNDLQDLREQILRVKDTEDVPMILVGNKCDLEVERVVAKESGIGLARQWNSCAFLETSAKSKINVNEIFYDLVRQINRKSPVQGKTRKKSNCQLL, encoded by the exons atGCGTGAATACAAACTGGTTGTTTTAGGATCAGGAGGAGTCGGCAAGTCAGCTCTG ACTGTCCAGTTTGTTCAGGGAATCTTTGTGGAGAAATACGACCCAACGATAGAGGATTCCTACAGGAAG CAAGTCGAGGTCGATGGACAGCAGTGTATGTTGGAGATCCTGGACACAGCAGGAACA gAGCAGTTCACGGCGATGAGAGACCTGTACATGAAGAACGGTCAGGGCTTCGCTCTGGTTTACTCCATCACGGCTCAGTCGACCTTCAACGACCTTCAGGACCTCCGAGAGCAGATCCTCAGAGTGAAGGACACCGAGGAC GTTCCCATGATCCTGGTTGGAAATAAGTGTGACCTGGAGGTGGAGCGTGTGGTGGCCAAAGAGTCAGGCATCGGCCTTGCCCGCCAGTGGAACTCCTGCGCCTTCCTTGAGACTTCGGCCAAGAGCAAGATCAACGTCAATGAG atcTTCTATGACCTTGTGCGACAGATTAACAGGAAGAGTCCAGTTCAAGGGAAAACTCGCAAAAAGTCCAACTGTCAACTTCTCTAA